In Pseudomonadota bacterium, the DNA window CGGCAGTAATTTTTCAAGGGGGGCATATCATATGGAATGCTGGATCCTTTACGACGGTGAGGCCGAATCTTCAGGGCCTGGTGCCTATGAGGTCAGACGGTTCATCGAGGCAGGCAAGAGACAGAACATCAATGTGACGGTTTTCCGTCCTGAACAGTTCGAGCTTGTCGTAACGCAGGACGACCGCGACAGTATTCTTGTCAATGGTCAGGTTGCCCAGCTTCCCGATTTTATCCTGCCGCGCATCAGCGGCCATGTAAATTACTTTACGCTTGCGGTTATCCGCCATCTTGAGCGGCTTGGCGTGCAGGCTTTCAACGGTTCTGAAACCATTGATGCGGTGAAAGACAAACTTCACACACAGCAGATTCTCGCAGAAAACAACATCCCCGTTCCGGCAACGATGCTGGCGAAGTTCCCTTGTGATACGGAGATTGTCGAGCGTATTTTTGACTTCCCGCTTGTGGTGAAAACCCTGGTCGGAACGCATGGCAACGGTGTGTTCCTATGCGAAACCAAAGAAAAACTTGAAGATATTATGGAGCTTTTGAAAGAAACAAAGCCCGATATTCAAATGATCTTCCAGGAATTTATTTCCTATAGCCATGGCCGTGATCTGCGTGTTTTCGTGATTGACGGCGAAGCGGTTGCCGCGATGCAGCGGACGGCGCAGGACGGTAGCTTCAAAGCCAATGCTTCGCGCGGTGCCAAAGTGGAACAATATCCGATGAATGACGAGATTCGCCAATTGGCCATCGACAGCGCCCGCACCCTTAATCTGGATATTGCCGGTGTTGATATTCTGTTTGACGGGCAGGGCGGCTATAAAATCTGTGAAGCTAATGTCGCTCCTGATTTCCGCGCTCTTGAATCCTGCTGCAATGTCAGCATCGCGGATGAAATCCTGTCCTCCATCGCGCGCCGCCTGAAAAAGCAAAAAGGCGAGGACACTGTTTTTAGCTTTCCCGCTCTTGCCAGACAGCAAGTTTCCTAGTAAAGTAATGCCCTATCATAAATATTTATGTGAAGGGCAGATACTGCGTGACTTCTTTAAAAGACGATATTGACGGTTTTATCGATGCCGCCGCACGCGGGCAGCTTGACGAGGTCAAGCGCTACGTCAAAGCAGGGATGGATATCAATGCCCGTTGCCCGCTGGAGGGTGATACGGTTCTGAATTATGCCGCCAGTGCCGATAATCTGTTGATGGTCAAATGGCTGATAAAACATCAGGCTGATCCGAATCTGGCCAATGATTCGAAAGAAACCGCCCTTCATTACGCGACCTTTAACGGCAGTCTGGATATTATGGCGGCATTGCTGCAGGGCAAAGCCAACCCCGATTTACGGAATGATGACGGTATGACGCCGCTGGCCTGGGCGGCGCGCCGCGGACAGAGTGATGCCGCAAAA includes these proteins:
- a CDS encoding RimK family alpha-L-glutamate ligase, with product MECWILYDGEAESSGPGAYEVRRFIEAGKRQNINVTVFRPEQFELVVTQDDRDSILVNGQVAQLPDFILPRISGHVNYFTLAVIRHLERLGVQAFNGSETIDAVKDKLHTQQILAENNIPVPATMLAKFPCDTEIVERIFDFPLVVKTLVGTHGNGVFLCETKEKLEDIMELLKETKPDIQMIFQEFISYSHGRDLRVFVIDGEAVAAMQRTAQDGSFKANASRGAKVEQYPMNDEIRQLAIDSARTLNLDIAGVDILFDGQGGYKICEANVAPDFRALESCCNVSIADEILSSIARRLKKQKGEDTVFSFPALARQQVS